A window of Ipomoea triloba cultivar NCNSP0323 chromosome 2, ASM357664v1 contains these coding sequences:
- the LOC116006459 gene encoding pentatricopeptide repeat-containing protein At3g60050-like translates to MPHFSKLSIHVLCSSFGQRVFQGFCCFSSFSIGDSLVNGLGSIEYHLNESWKSPNFDHSFEEKLNSDVSHGSMGVNGFPEDHSHKNFPTRTNFVGNFRSEAQMILGILHRGDPRFDAKAALDDLHVRLTGLLVREVLLGILKTANYVNKKSCAQMGYMFFEWSGKRENYMHTANSYHLMMKIFSEAGEFKAVWALVDEMIEKGYPTTARTFNILICTCGDAGLARKVVQRFIKTKTFNYRPFKHSFNAILHTLLAVNNYKLIEWVYQQMLVEGYSPDVLTYNVLLCTKYRLGKLYQFHRLLDEMERNGFSPDFHTFNLLLHILGKGDKPLAALNLLNHMKEVGCDPSALHFTTLIDGLSRAGNLDACKYFFDEMIKQGCFPDVVCYTVMITGYVVAGNFDKAEELFAEMISKGQLPNAFTYNSMIRGLCMTGKFEDACLMLKEMESKGCNPNFHVYSTLVSCLRNAGKLSEAHQVIRQMVDKGRYIHLVSKIKRCRRR, encoded by the coding sequence ATGCCCCATTTTTCCAAACTATCAATTCATGTACTCTGCAGCTCTTTTGGTCAAAGGGTTTTCCAGGGCTTTTGTTGTTTTAGCAGTTTTTCAATTGGGGATAGTTTAGTTAATGGGCTTGGAAGCATAGAGTACCATTTGAATGAAAGTTGGAAAAGTCCGAATTTTGATCACAGTTTTGAGGAGAAGCTAAATTCCGATGTGTCACATGGTTCCATGGGTGTTAATGGATTTCCTGAAGACCATTCCCATAAAAACTTTCCCACAAGGACAAATTTTGTTGGCAATTTTAGAAGTGAGGCTCAGATGATTCTTGGAATTCTTCATAGAGGTGATCCCCGGTTTGATGCAAAAGCAGCCTTAGATGATTTGCATGTTAGGCTTACTGGCCTTCTAGTGAGGGAAGTTCTCTTAGGGATATTGAAAACGGCAAATTATGTGAATAAGAAAAGTTGTGCCCAGATGGGGTACATGTTCTTTGAATGGTCTGGTAAGCGGGAAAACTATATGCACACTGCAAATTCATACCATTTAATGATGAAAATTTTTTCTGAGGCAGGGGAATTCAAGGCCGTGTGGGCACTAGTAGATGAGATGATCGAGAAAGGTTACCCAACAACTGCTCGTACTTTCAACATATTGATATGTACTTGTGGTGATGCGGGATTAGCTAGAAAAGTAGTGCAAAGGTTTATTAAGACAAAGACATTTAACTATAGGCCATTCAAGCATTCATTTAATGCAATTCTACATACTCTTTTGGCTGTAAATAATTACAAGTTGATTGAATGGGTATATCAGCAGATGTTGGTTGAAGGTTATTCCCCTGACGTTTTAACTTATAATGTACTCCTGTGTACAAAGTACAGGCTGGGAAAACTATATCAGTTTCACAGATTACTTGATGAAATGGAAAGAAATGGGTTTTCACCTGATTTTCATACATTCAATCTCCTTCTTCACATTCTTGGAAAAGGGGACAAACCACTAGCAGCTCTTAATCTTTTGAACCACATGAAGGAAGTTGGATGTGATCCTAGCGCTCTCCACTTTACAACTCTGATTGATGGGCTCAGTCGAGCTGGCAACTTGGATGCGTGCAAATACTTTTTCGACGAGATGATAAAGCAAGGCTGCTTTCCTGATGTTGTCTGTTACACCGTGATGATAACAGGTTATGTTGTGGCTGGGAATTTTGATAAAGCCGAAGAGCTTTTTGCTGAGATGATAAGCAAGGGGCAGCTACCAAATGCGTTTACCTACAACTCCATGATCCGTGGGCTTTGCATGACAGGGAAATTCGAGGACGCTTGCCTTATGTTGAAAGAAATGGAGTCGAAGGGATGCAATCCGAATTTTCATGTGTATAGTACTCTAGTGAGTTGCTTGCGGAATGCTGGAAAGCTTTCAGAAGCCCATCAAGTAATAAGACAGATGGTGGATAAGGGGCGCTATATCCATCTTGTATCAAAGATAAAAAGATGTAGAAGACGATga
- the LOC116009590 gene encoding gibberellin-regulated protein 13-like: protein MALRLTIFLPLIFFFLCLAAYEVSSDPRIEGARETEHASLSQAFHVFTRDNRRLMEDMVLRLSRYLNQGHHQEANVMAPAAAPGPVHNPVPLDCGGLCSHRCSLHSRKNVCLRACGTCCARCKCVPPGTSGNREMCGKCYSEMTTHGNKPKCP, encoded by the exons ATGGCCTTGCGTCTCACCATTTTCCTACCtctcatcttcttctttctctgtcttgCTGCTTATGAG GTTTCATCTGATCCCAGAATTGAAGGAGCAAGAGAAACAGAGCATGCAAGTCTCAGCCAGGCATTTCAC GTTTTCACCAGAGATAATAGAAGACTCATGGAAGATATGG TGCTAAGGCTGTCAAGATATCTGAACCAAGGACACCACCAGGAGGCAAATGTAATGGCCCCAGCAGCAGCCCCAGGTCCAGTACATAATCCAGTTCCCTTGGACTGTGGGGGGTTATGCAGCCATAGATGCAGCCTTCACTCCAGGAAAAATGTGTGCTTGAGGGCTTGTGGGACTTGTTGTGCCAGGTGCAAGTGTGTTCCCCCTGGCACTTCTGGCAATAGGGAGATGTGTGGCAAGTGTTACTCTGAGATGACCACCCATGGAAACAAGCCCAAGTGCCCTTAA
- the LOC116004261 gene encoding alpha-mannosidase I MNS5, whose amino-acid sequence MRKGVVICMLIFLSTFFQMSFSGFHPPNPNPNPMAARRKRMSQKVRKMFYHAYENYMMHAFPHDELKPLTKTYTDSLSELGNLKLEHLPHQYSGSALTLIESLSSLVILGNHTEFEKAVLWLSANLSFDVDARINLFECNIRVLGGLVSAHILATDSTNRLVQGTYKNQLLDLAEDLGRRFLPAFDTPTGLPYAWINLKHGVMPNETTETSTSGCGSLILEMGALSRLTGDPIFEIAALRALRKLWSMRSSLNLLGTTLDVATGEWIEFSTGIGAGVDSFYEYLVKAYILFGRDEFWKMFQSAYLAVQKYFRHGPWYHDADMRTGKATYWQLTSLQAFWPGVQVLVGDVDAANSSHREFFHVWRKFGVLPERYLLDHQMLHPTEKYYPLRPEFAESTFYLYQATKDPWYMEVGELIVNSLNQYTRVQGGFASVRDVTTMELEDHQHSFFLAETCKYLYLLFDDSFLVNRNYIFTTEGHPLPVLSTWHDRLSEAYLPSNWTSFKHEEHRKRRASAMSQRICPATTLSHEQEYQHLESACHIPDTRADHRCLTDEDCGVDSTTCRRRSCSMAGYCGLWLLI is encoded by the exons ATGAGGAAAGGGGTTGTGATATGCATGCTCATATTTCTTTCAACCTTCTTTCAAATGTCTTTCTCTGGGTTTCATCCTCCTAATCCTAATCCTAATCCTATGGCAGCTAGGAGGAAACGCATGAGTCAGAAAGTTCGCAAAAT GTTTTACCATGCTTATGAGAACTATATGATGCATGCATTTCCG CATGATGAGCTTAAACCTTTGACCAAAACGTACACAGATTCTCTGAGCGAGCTTGGAAATTTGAAG CTTGAACATCTTCCACATCAGTATAGTGGATCAGCTCTTACACTGATTGAATCATTATCCAG TCTTGTTATCTTGGGTAACCACACTGAGTTTGAAAAGGCAGTTCTTTGGCTTTCAGCAAATCTGTCATTTGACGTTGATGCAAGAATAAATCTTTTTGAG TGCAACATAAGAGTTCTTGGAGGACTAGTTTCTGCTCATATTCTTGCAACTGATTCTACAAACAGGTTGGTTCAAGGAACTTATAAGAATCAACTTCTTGATCTGGCTGAGGATTTGGGGAGACGTTTTCTACCTGCTTTTGATACACCAACCGGACTGCCATATGCTTGGATCAACTTAAAG CATGGGGTGATGCCGAACGAGACAACTGAAACGAGCACATCTGGGTGTG GCTCACTGATTCTTGAAATGGGAGCCTTATCTCGTTTAACTGGGGATCCAATTTTTGAAATAGCTGCTTTGCGTGCCCTACGTAAGCTGTGGAGCATGCGGAGTTCTCTCAACCTTCTCGGCACTACATTGGATGTAGCAACTGGAGAGTGGATAGAATTTTCAACGGGAATTGGGGCTG GTGTTGACTCCTTCTACGAGTATCTTGTCAAAGCATACATTCTCTTTGGGAGAGATGAATTTTGGAAGATGTTTCAGTCTGCTTACCTTGCTGTGCAGAAATATTTCAGACATGGACCATG GTATCATGATGCGGACATGAGAACAGGAAAAGCTACTTATTGGCAACTTACAAGTCTTCAAGCATTTTGGCCTGGCGTGCAG GTTCTAGTTGGTGATGTTGATGCAGCTAATTCATCACATCGAGAGTTTTTCCATGTATGGAGAAAATTCGGAGTACTACCTGAGAG GTATCTACTAGACCATCAGATGTTGCATCCCACGGAGAAGTACTATCCTCTACGTCCTGAATTTGCGGAATCTACATTTTACCTATACCAAGCAACCAAAG ATCCATGGTATATGGAAGTGGGCGAATTAATCGTTAATTCTCTAAACCAATATACTAGAGTTCAAGGTGGATTTGCGAGCGTTAGAGATGTGACAACCATGGAATTAGAAGATCATCAGCACAGTTTCTTCCTTGCTGAAAC GTGCAAGTATTTGTATCTTCTCTTTGATGATTCATTCTTGGTCAATCGAAATTACATCTTCACAACCGAGGGCCATCCTCTCCCGGTTTTAAGCACTTGGCACGATAGGCTTTCCGAGGCCTATTTACCGAGCAATTGGACTTCATTCAAG CACGAAGAACACAGAAAGCGGCGGGCTAGTGCAATGTCACAGCGGATTTGTCCAGCTACCACGCTTAGCCATGAACAGGAGTATCAGCACCTCGAGAGCGCTTGCCACATCCCCGACACGCGTGCTGACCATAGATGCTTGACCGACGAAGATTGCGGTGTTGATTCAACAACCTGTAGAAGACGATCGTGCAGTATGGCCGGGTACTGTGGTTTGTGGTTGTTGATATGA
- the LOC116010628 gene encoding putative DNA glycosylase At3g47830, with protein sequence MPRSLKRKHSPSPPSTPSSLKPPNRTGGAAADESNPFPAFPNPTFEECQAVRDDLLALHGFPQDFLKYRKQRLLLNQNLPDLDQSLSNSEQLNEEGGDDDSCGQESVLDGLVGAILSQNTTEVNARRAFASLKSSFPAWEDVHAAEPKLVETAIKCAGLAPSKTSCIKGILSCLLEKKGKLCLEYLRDLSIEEIKRDLSCYGGVGPKTVACVLMFHLNQDDFPVDTHVFQIARTIGWVPAEANVKKTYLHLNQRIPNELKFDLNCLLYTHGKACRVCSGKGSYKAEADSNQKPPCPLLKYVSSSK encoded by the exons ATGCCGAGAAGCTTAAAGAGGAAACACTCTCCTTCTCCTCCGTCCACGCCATCGTCTCTCAAGCCGCCGAATCGAACCGGTGGCGCCGCCGCCGATGAAAGTAACCCATTCCCAGCTTTCCCTAATCCTACATTCGAGGAATGTCAAGCCGTACGGGATGACCTCTTGGCTCTCCATGGTTTTCCCCAAGACTTCCTCAAGTACCGGAAACAACGACTACTTCTGAACCAGAATCTCCCCGATCTGGACCAGAGCCTCTCCAATTCTGAGCAGTTGAATGAAGAGGGGGGTGATGACGACAGTTGTGGGCAAGAGAGTGTACTGGATGGTCTAGTGGGCGCCATACTATCGCAGAACACCACTGAGGTTAATGCTCGGAGGGCTTTCGCTTCTCTAAAGTCTTCTTTCCCCGCCTGGGAAGAT GTCCATGCCGCTGAGCCAAAGTTAGTTGAAACTGCTATAAAATGTGCGGGCCTAGCACCAAGCAAAACGTCTTGTATTAAGGGCATCTTGAGTTGCTTGCTTGAGAAAAAAGGAAAGTTATGCCTGGAGTACCTGAGGGATCTGTCTATTGAGGAAATCAAGAGAGATCTTTCTTGTTATGGTGGAGTTGGACCTAAAACG GTGGCATGTGTCTTGATGTTTCATCTCAACCAGGATGATTTTCCAGTAGACACACAT GTTTTTCAGATTGCAAGGACAATTGGTTGGGTACCAGCTGAGGCAAATGTAAAAAAGACATACCTTCATCTCAATCAACGAATTCCAAATGAACTAAAATTTGACCTAAATTGTCTACTGTACACCCATGGCAAGGCCTGTCGAGTGTGCTCTGGGAAAGGATCTTACAAAGCTGAAGCGGATTCCAATCAGAAACCACCTTGTCCTTTACTGAAATATGTCTCTAGTTCAAAGTGA
- the LOC116011114 gene encoding zinc finger protein GIS3-like: MENAEDRKSGKVDFHSPGRDCSDKKHFRLFGFKVDPCANEVCPRSEIDDESVNSSDTVSSNKVEKAFAYSSSPGESVSPKAKEKHLSVSVVELKYECHFCLKKFSTSQALGGHQNAHRKERLKKKRMEVEVRRENSFNLYLSSAMRNTGVIIYPHSIIGFDDLFCIPTVVFPNPHESQQYMPTP; encoded by the coding sequence ATGGAAAATGCAGAGGACCGAAAATCTGGTAAGGTTGATTTCCATTCACCTGGAAGGGATTGCAGTGATAAAAAGCATTTTAGATTATTTGGCTTCAAGGTGGATCCTTGCGCAAATGAGGTGTGCCCGAGGTCTGAAATAGACGACGAGAGTGTCAATTCCTCAGACACAGTTTCATCTAATAAGGTTGAGAAAGCTTTCGCCTACTCGAGCTCCCCAGGAGAGAGTGTCTCTCCCAAGGCAAAGGAGAAACACTTGTCTGTTTCTGTGGTGGAGCTTAAATATGAATGCCATTTCTGTTTGAAGAAGTTTTCGACCTCACAGGCATTAGGTGGTCACCAGAATGCCCACAGAAAGGAGAGGCTGAAGAAGAAAAGAATGGAGGTTGAAGTTAGGAGGGAAAACAGCTTCAATCTCTACCTTTCATCTGCCATGAGGAACACTGGTGTTATCATATACCCTCATTCGATTATCGGTTTTGATGACCTTTTCTGTATTCCTACTGTTGTTTTTCCAAATCCTCATGAATCTCAGCAATATATGCCCACGCCATAG